ttcaatgtgAAATAGGGGCTTAAACCCTAAAAATGCAGAATCATCTTAAATGCATAGTAGCTGAATAATTAGTTACCAAAAGAAAGAGGTAGAACTAGGAGGTTAGTCATTTTTCTGCCTAAAGGTTATGATGACTGCCAAATTATAACATTCACTGTTTGCAATGGACCAACTCTCGTATAAGCTTAGACTATTAGTTGAAGACTTATGAATGATCATCACATCTCTAATATCATAGCGTGCCCTGAGGGTGAGGGCCTTTTAAACTTGAAGTGTGAACAATGCCCGAGCCTACTAAATCATGAAATCCaaccttaatttaaaagaatgagGGTAACAATAATTGAAACCTGACCAGTTAGACAAGGAATCTGTAATACTATGTCAAAGATCAATTCTATTAAAAGCTTAAGCTATTGGATGAAGGCTTACACCTTTAAAGCATCTCTAACTAAGATCGTCATTATTATTATACCATAACTCTAGGAATGTACCAAGTTGAACATGGACTGGTTATTGTTCTTTGGCATTTACCACTTCAAATATTGAGAAATTTACCACTTCAAATATCGAGAGTAGGATAAAAGAATCTTCCTGCTCTGCCCTTTCCATTtcttaatacaaataaaatggtGTTCAACCTTTATATTTGGCAGGTTTGCAATCTTGTCTGGTCAAAAAATGTCAACGAACTAGTAAGCACACATGGTTACTCCCAGAACCAGATAATTGTTTGGAGATACCCCACCATGTCAAAGGTCCAACATCTACTGTCCTAAGATGTgtctcttcttttatttttactttattcaaaCATGTTTTACCATCAGTTTTGGTCCTTTGATGCAGCTGGCCACTCTTACCGGCCACACATACAGAGTTCTCTATCTTGCCATTTCTCCGGATGGACAGGTATTTCAGTTCTTTAACCTATTCCTCCTTCTATCACTCTGTCTTTGATTACGAACATGATTTCTTTGTCGTATCATCTATATGCCGTGTTTCTGCTTGTGATGAGTTATACTGTTTCAGACTATTGTAACTGGAGCTGGAGATGAAACACTTAGGTTCTGGAATGTATTCCCATCCCCTAAATCGCAGGTAATTTACTCATCTAAAGATAGATAAAAACAATTTGTGATGTGGATTGCCCTGCGGCTTAGTCTTACTAGGAACTGTATCCCTATTCCTTTGACTAGATGTAcattaaattcactttaaatagtttttatgaCAGCTgcagttttcattttctttcttgtacTTTTCCTCTTTGagaaataacttttaatttcaagttGTTTTGCATTTTATTAGAATGAGTGATGAATCATTACTTGcatttatctattttatgttTGTTCCTGGAAAGAAACTAAGTATACAGGACAATGATTTAACCAAAAACACAATTATATATTTGCATAAACTTGAACAACAATCATCATGCCAATCCTTTTACTTCATGTCATATGTTGCTTAAATATGTTTGATAGATGGTTAATAATCTAGTTATCCGTGCCAAAATCAGTAAAGTGATTTAGTGTTTAAATTGCACTGATGGATGTTCTCATCAAGTGATAGGAATAAATCGTTTATGTTAAGTTTCACATGGCCATACCATGTAAAAAGTGTCTTCTCTCACTTCTTAAATGACATTAACTATTTAACTAAGGCAGGGTTGGCAAAAAAAATGTCCGCATGTTATGGCCGTGTATAATGAAAGCATTCATTCCCTTTATCTCCATGTTTATATGTTAACGAACATAACCATTGATGCAGAATACTGACAATGAAATAGGAGCATCATCTCTTGGAAGAACTATTATTAGGTGATTGCTCGTGGCATTTTGATTCAATCATGTGGCATATTTCAAAGTTTGGACTCATGCACAAAACAAATCTCATAATGGAGCaacataatgaaaaaacataccataagaaaaataacatgaaaaggCATGCTTTACCGTTTGGAGAGCATTGCAGGGAGCTATGAAAGTATATTGTGGCTGCCAAGATAAAGACATTCATGCGATTCGTGTGAAGTCTCATTTCTTACTTAAAAGTaggtcatttttttattgtccATCGGAATTTTATACATGTTAATGGAGTTGTAGCTTCCTTCTTTCCCTCTCCTTCtattctttacttcttttccatAATGCTCTCCGATGTTATACATTCAAGGCAAGTACACAGAGAACACATCCTTAGCAAGCTTGTAACAGCtgttgtatataatttattccaTTTTAGGAATTTTGGTActtccttcaatttttttaatcatctcATTGTTTCAAATTATTGAGTTTCCTGATTTTAAAATTCCATAAATTATCACTAGTTAGTTGATTATTTATCTTGCCTCCCAAATAGGGAGAGGTCCAAATTTTATAGtgaaaagaatattttcaaaaattttaagacAATACACTGATTGTTTaatgaagttttatttgaattccTGTGTGGATTCTCTCCCAACATATGATGTATTTACGAGTAGTTGAAACTTGAGAACAGAATTTAACACCCTGACCTTATGAGATTAAAGTAAGATGAGTTTTTGTTTAACGCGTTTTCCTTAGTGATCTAATCTGCAGAAGTGTATGAATCAACCATTCAAACCCAAAAAATGTATAGAATCAATTTCAAGTTACAGTTGGTAATATCATTATCACCAATCTTGCTCAATTGTTTGGAAGTCTTAAATATCTCCAATAAATGCAAAAACTAACAGTACTGTGTGATGTAGAGACAGactataattgttttaaaaggaTTTTCTATTATGGATGGAGTACAGAGTAATTTGTAGAGGCATATTAGTATGTGCATTTTAATGACAGAACATGCAGACAGTTTCTATAATGGCAATAACTAACcaaaatttagtaaataaaactTTGGAGTACAAGAAAAGCATTGGAAGGAGTGTTGTAGATGAATTATTTAGGTAGACGTTCACAAGCAGCGTTGCGATTGTGATTAGAGAGTTTAAAGAAGAACTACGTATATTTATGATACATGAATATATTGCAGGTGAGGTAGCATTTATATTAGCAGTGTTAACTTTGCATGTGTAGTTATTTATGAGCACTATCATGGCTGCTTGCTGCTTTCAACTTTAACGTCTTCCTATGAATAACTCCGTTTCcacctcttcttccttcttttctctcaCCACTTCCAAATCCTCATCACTCAAATAACGCCCTCGTTCAATCAGGTACTACAACAAACAAATCATCTTCTAAATTAACTTTCTAATCAACATCAAACAATATCAAAGacagttttaatatttttaaatatatatatattaagctaatttatactaatttatCAGTTTATGCAAACAGCCAAGAATGATGATAACCTGCTCGCGTAAGCGTTTATTTACTTGGAGTAAGCACTTCTCCTGAAGACAGCTCAAAGAACATGATAATTCTGATTAGTGAGCAATTTAGGACAGATTAATTAAAGAAGATATGTTCAATCATAAAGATAACATTACCTCTTCTTTTAACTTCTCAATTTGCTCCGTGAACATTTGATTCTGAGCAAAACGGAGTTTTTGAACGTTAGGAGTCATGGATACTGATAGAAAGAGTTCATGTTAATTATACTAATTAGGAGTCTTaccaatacaaaaaaaaaaaaatatgattaaatttgtacattttttttaatctgaaaaTTTCTTCCTCCACTTCTTTGATTTGAAATCCCTCAAATTGTTctacataatttttttcctacAAATAACCATTTAGGAAAACATCTTTTACATATAAATGATAAACTTTCaatctttatataaaatgaagGCAAATAACATTCTGATTGTATCAAGACTTGTTGGATTCTCTTCAAACACATGAGCATAACCTTTCAGTATCaacctttttacttttacttatttatagAACCACAAGTTGTGCCTACACCTTGCTTGTATTAAAGGTTGTCCACTAGTTCCtaaatttcccttttttttcaataatttcaatttttttaagatagtCAACCTTACACCTTTGATAAATTTCAGATAAAAATCTTGTATTTCTGTCAAAACTGACATCAACTTCACCATCAAGGAATTGAGTTTTTGGGTAATTGTTTACTTATGGGCTCTTCCCAACTTCATTCGCGATTTTCAATGAAATTTACATCTTATAAGAATTTTTCCATTTTGTGGTTAAAAAATTCACTAAACTTTGAGTATCCAGTAAATGTTAAACCAAACCGCACACAAATAGATACActattttaagataaaacaaAGACACACATATGATTTgattcttctcatttttttttattgaatcatGACATCTTTTAAGTAAGTGTATATAGGATTTGGATCAaatacaaagaataaaaaaaataatatatcaacatgtttaaaataatgaaaaatcaaaactatCAATCTATATCTTATCTCTatcataatcaaaatcaaaaccacCGGGACATAtgtaataaagataaaattagatttaagACTTATTcctaatttaagtttattcaacAAAACTtctttataaacttaaattttttatctttcatccTTCATCATTTTACATCGGACTTGTTTCTTCCAATCAGATTTggattctttattttcttcgtGATCGATTTCTCCAATGCTTTGACCAACTTCTCAATTATCTATATGTAGAATTCATTTTCATTATGATCGACCTCCTCTTGACCTTGACCTACTTGTCCTTGACATTTGTCAACTTGTTCTTTGTTATATTTCaacttttctattattttctttgcgACTATCTTCAAACTCTTATTCATCATTCTTCCTTCCATATCACTGCTTCTGAAATTCGACTTGTCAGCAACTACTTTACCATGGTGGTGGTTCCCCTTGGTAGCATAGGCATGttcctttttcaaattgttttgtGCCAACTCCGTCCACATTTGGTTCTCCGATTCTTCACATTTTCTTGAAACATCCAATTGAGCTTCCCTAGACACTGTATCTCCTCATTTTTTTCTTGAGTTTCTTTTCTACGACCTCTTGTATCATTTTCACCAACATCTTTGATTATCTCACTTGCTACTACTCGAGCTTCAATATTTTTATCGTGCTTTATCTTCGCTATTTCCATCTTTAGGTtcgtcatcctcatcatcatgaCCTTTAACATCTTTGTCGAGCTCTGCACATCCATTTATGGGCTATCCACACTCTCTACCAAGCTTTCCAGGCATACTAGCAAGCTGACCAAGCTATCTTTGCATTTTGCTGAGCTACTCATCAAGTTGACTGAGCTTGTTTCCTGCTCCACCAAGCTTTTCGCTTTCGAGCTCAATACTAGAACTTTCAAGCTCTCCATGCATAATGTTGAGTTCTTCATCCACAATGTTGAGATCTCCCACTACTCGTCTATGTAGCAGACTTCTCTTTGTTACTTGACAAGCTTTTCAAGTTCTCCCTATGCCCGACTTCTAGTCTCCTGCTTAGATTCAACTTGACATCAATCAACTTGACACCAATCAGCTTGGCACAGTTTGGATCCAGCTCGACACAACCCAGAAACAACTCGACACCATCTGGAAACAACTCCATATCTAATCTTCAGCTCGATAAGTCGGCCTCCAAGCTCCTGAACATGAACATAACTATTTATTCGTCATCTTCCTCTGTAAGAAGattcctctcctttttcttaaTCCGGTAGATATTTGCAATGTGGCCAACCATACTATAGTTGTAGCACTTCTCTAATCTGCACTCATTTTCATAATGACCATGTTCGTCACACTTAAAACACTTCACTCCTGAATGACCACCTTGGCCTTTCCTTGTCATCGGTCATGCTAATTCTGTTGAACAGTTTGCTTTTCGCTGTCATCCTTAAAATCACCTCTGTCAAGTCCTCTAATAGGACCTCAGCCTTGAGTGTTTCGAGTTCCATTCAAGTCAAGATGCGCTTGTAGCGCTTGATCAAATGGCTTATAGTTCTTCCTTCTCCACTATTCGTGTGGCTCAATTAACCCAGCAAGCTCTTCAACTGAGAGTGTTGACAGGTCCTTTGACTCCTCAATGGTGCAAACTATATTTTCGAAATCATGTGTTAATGATCTCAAAATTTTCTCCACAACCCAACCGTCTGACAACATTCTCCATTCCTATTGAGTTGACTTACCATTTTATCTAGTACTGTCAAAACGGGCAACCCGGCctaacccaccacgggttggccACTTAGTGAGGCAACTCtatccgactcatttattagcaagtcaaaaaaatttgaacccgacctaacccaccacgggttgatgggttaaacgggttgcctcattggctcacttaattacaagtttttttgttaaatccaaaaaaaattacaatttttttgtaattcaaatttaaataatatcactctaaaatgatgttaaaccccaaatataattcaaaataaaaaaattaacttacaactcaaatgtaatccaaaagcaaacccaaaagcgaataaataagtttataatattgataatttttgtgtcatttattcatttataagattaaagtcttgaatggataaatttaGAACATTTTgttctcttgaaacatctttttctttattcccaTTTagattacaattaaaaatacgttaactaataatattgaaacacaaaataataaataattaaattaaactatgtGGGTTGATGAGCCAACCAGACTCACCACggattcaacccgcatgagtcgggtTTTAAGTGAGTTGGGTTGAAAATTGgcccatataaaaaaaaatatttttttcaaacttaaccCGGCCCGAATTCGTGGTGGGACGAGTTGACCCGCCAGttttaacccattttgacaacactaactTTATCAACCAGAGTTATGTACTCAGTCACACATTCTCTATcttccatcttcaaattttcaaactcctTTATGAGAGTTTGAAGCCGGACTTGTTTAACATGGTTGTCCTCTTTGTACACCTTCTCCAAGATCTCTTATGCTTTTCTTGAAGATGCAACTTTTGCTATCTTCTCAAAATTAGACTCGTCCACAACTTTGAACAATATGTACAACCCCAATTTGTCTTTCACTTGCGTCTTTTTCAACGTAGCAATCTAGGTCACCGTTTGCTCTTCATCCTCCGCAGGTTATTAGTACCCACTCTCCACTACATCACATACGTCTTGGGATCCAAGAAGAGCCTTTATGTGCAGactctaattatcataattgacCTTCTTTGACAATTGTAGTAGGGATATACCGTTAACAAGATTTGTCATCTCACTCATTCTCTTTATCTCAAACACTCAACAACTTTGTTTCACTATCTCcctcttttttctctctgtcTCACTCGACACTCGGAGCTTTTATGTTCAAATACCACTTTGTTAAACCAAACcgcacacaaacaaacaaatagaTGAACTACTTGAAGATAAAACCACGATACATGCATATGATTTGACTCTGATTCACTATGGTAATTTTTCAATCATGACATCTTCTAAATAAGTGAAAATAGAACCTTAGACCAAAcacaaagaataaaaacaaaaattaatatatcaacTACTTAATCTAAATAATACCACTTAATCTATCTCTActtatatcaataatataataatattgcaCCCCAATCTAATAATGGAAAATCAAAACTATCAATATCTATCTTATTTCTATtataatcaaactaatattacTAAGCCAAACTAataattgagaataaaaaaCCACCCGCGACATATGTggcaaagataaaaaaaaaaaaagatttaaaaccTATCcctaatttaagtttattcaaaACTTCAGTTTCAACATTCTCATCAAGCTTGCCTCCTTTAACCCATAGAGGATAAACAAATACAACTAAATATTCTCAAACTTTGTAACCTATAGATATCTTTTGTTTAAAACTCTTCTCAACAACCTATTCAGCATTAATATAGTAGTTCTGGCAGCCTTTACCCATAACTTCTTACAATCTTTTTCATCTAACATACACCTTGTCATCTgcatgatatttttattttttctctcttttacacCATTTTGTTATGGAGTGTAAGAGACAACAGGCTGTTGTTCAATGTCAgctttttcacaaaatttaataaaaacataatttttgtaGTGCTTTTTATTgtcaaactttattattttgcaACATGAGACCACTTTAATTCTTTACAagtattttatgttttcaacAAATAATGGCAACCTCAATAGTGGATTGAAAGAAATAAATCCAACAATATCTTGTATAATCAgcaataaaagtaatataatatacACTATCATTTAAAGATAATACTGTCTGAGGTCTTCCAATATTTGTGTGAACCAACTGCAGTTTTTGAGTTGCTCTCAAACGGTTTAAGGAAATGGTTTTTGACAAGCTTACCATATTATCTTTAAGTACTCTCACCATGTTTTATTTGTCACCAATTTGATTAATTCATTTGTAAAACGTATACATTCAATAAATATGTATTCTAAATAATTGCATTTTGGTGATCTAAATGATTGATTTTTGCATTGTATATTAGTAATTAATTTAGAATCTAattcacaaattaattaattacaagttttattatttataataaaaattattttagataataataattttaaatttataaattagtatatcgtgattgattattttctgtcactaaattttattattatttaaaaaatttcttaaatattctATCTTTGAAATGTTGTTAGCTTCCTTTAGATTTCACTTTGAAGCCAATTATTTCAACCTTCATAAAGTGTGATTGAAGAGTACCTTTCTTGCCCTAATTTTTTCCAAGCTGCGTTCGAGCTGGTTCTCTAGCTGTCGTAACTCGTCAAGACTGCATGTATCCAATTCATCTCCCAAAAGCTTCCTACAATATCAAAGAATCTCGAATGTTGagtaaattattttgttatctcAATGCCAATCAGAATAAAACTAGTAAAAACCTTCTGGAATTTTCTAGGTGCTCGATCGTCTCTGTCATGCTCATACCACCGTCCTTCAGAATCTGCATGTAAACACAGAATAACAGGCGCACATAACGTAAGTCATACACAGAAAGTTTAAATTCGACTAACCAAATTTAAGTAGAGAAGTCGTGTGTGCAAGTGTGGAGATAGTCCATTAACATATAAAAGCAGagaattcaaatattatatcagAAAAGCGTGCAATGTATAGTTGAAAACAATGTAATTAGACATgcacaaaattaattacttaCAATTTAAGTTGTTATCATgccaaacacaaataaaaattataggaGGCTAGTTACACAAACATCAAAAGCTGATTCCGAAAGATAGAAAGTCCAAGAGCATTTGTCAACAACAATATTCGTATCTATCTGTACTGTACAAGTTTAGTTCGTTCATCACCGTAAATTAAAATTCTCGAAGACGCATATCTGTTTttaggaagatgaaaaatgggGAATCGATCCGTTTCTGACATGATATTTGCATGGAAAATGTTAGCATTAAATATTTACTCCTTCACCAACATCAATTCTCTAATATCAGAATGTTTGTTTTGCTGAAATGGGAGAGTAGAGTGGACTAAAAATAACTGGATTTGGTTGTAAGTGTGGAGAAGGGGTTTTT
This genomic stretch from Vigna radiata var. radiata cultivar VC1973A chromosome 7, Vradiata_ver6, whole genome shotgun sequence harbors:
- the LOC106767351 gene encoding agamous-like MADS-box protein AGL14 isoform X2; the protein is MVRGKTQMKRIENETSRQVTFSKRRNGLLKKAFELSVLCDAEVALIIFSTRGRLYEFSSSTSSINKTVERYQKKIKDFGDSHKGIHENTQILKDGGMSMTETIEHLENSRRKLLGDELDTCSLDELRQLENQLERSLEKIRARKNQMFTEQIEKLKEEEKCLLQVNKRLREQYLIERGRYLSDEDLEVVREKKEEEVETELFIGRR
- the LOC106767351 gene encoding agamous-like MADS-box protein AGL14 isoform X1 yields the protein MVRGKTQMKRIENETSRQVTFSKRRNGLLKKAFELSVLCDAEVALIIFSTRGRLYEFSSSTSRCSSINKTVERYQKKIKDFGDSHKGIHENTQILKDGGMSMTETIEHLENSRRKLLGDELDTCSLDELRQLENQLERSLEKIRARKNQMFTEQIEKLKEEEKCLLQVNKRLREQYLIERGRYLSDEDLEVVREKKEEEVETELFIGRR